In Planctomonas sp. JC2975, the genomic stretch TGTGCGCGGCATTCCCGGAACTCGACCGCACCACGGTGCTGCAGCACCTCCGAGTGCTCGAGCGGGCCGAACTCGTGACGGGACGGAGGGTGGGCCGCGAACGCCGTCTCGCACTCGCCCCGCTCCCCATCAAACGACTGCACGACCGCTGGATCGGCGAGTATGCACGAGCCGCCGTCGATCTCCTCGATCGACTCGACTCGAACTCCTGACGAACGCCGCGATCTTCTCGTCGGGAGCGTGTGCCGCGGCGTGCACCGCTCGACTACGCGTCGGGCGTCCGTCGATCGGACCCGGCCTTCACGAAGACGAGCCGCACGTCGAGACGCACGTCTTCGGGCACCATCTTCAGCACGTTCCACCTCAGGCCGAACTCGCTGCGATGAAGCAGGGCCTCGCCCTCCAGCCGGAAGAGCTCGGGCCCGTCGAGCCCGCCCGTGGCGTTCAGAGCCACCTCGCGCGTCACACCGAGCGCCGTGAGACGGCCTCGAATCTCGGCGCTCGAGCCGTGCACGACGAGGTCATCGAGTTCGAACTCGGCGCTCGGATGCCGCTTCACGGCGAGCAGACCCGCGGTCCGCAGGTGCATGGTCATCGTCGGAATGCGCGTCGCCACCGACGTGGTGTCGACAGTGACCTTGGCCGCCACCTGACCATCCGGCTCGACCAGCACTCGTCCGGCGAGCTTCTCGAATCGGCCGTGCGCCGGCATCGATCCGCCGAGGACGGCCG encodes the following:
- a CDS encoding YceI family protein, with product MTTRTTLSTEPPTEGSEQGPAVPRRPGESTAVLPAATLTPAAAGEWLLDAAESTVEFTSAVLGGSMPAHGRFEKLAGRVLVEPDGQVAAKVTVDTTSVATRIPTMTMHLRTAGLLAVKRHPSAEFELDDLVVHGSSAEIRGRLTALGVTREVALNATGGLDGPELFRLEGEALLHRSEFGLRWNVLKMVPEDVRLDVRLVFVKAGSDRRTPDA
- a CDS encoding metalloregulator ArsR/SmtB family transcription factor produces the protein MSSSDGNPPVAPPADHERADADDAVFKALASPTRRRMLDVLKASDRSTGELCAAFPELDRTTVLQHLRVLERAELVTGRRVGRERRLALAPLPIKRLHDRWIGEYARAAVDLLDRLDSNS